A window of the Natronomonas salina genome harbors these coding sequences:
- a CDS encoding enoyl-CoA hydratase/isomerase family protein, which translates to MVRIEDADDVRVVTLDRPERRNALTPAALDDLEAAVVDCTAPVVYLRGAGEAFCAGADLSVVADVADSGEVEPFVRRGQRVADAIESASAVVVAGVDGAARGGGVELALACDLRLATPDATFGEPGVTFGLFGAWGGTVRLPEVVGLGDALDFSLSGRVVDAEEALRMGLVSRVVDDPRAVAESLAENDHMAMGLLKERVRDRGSKADQEDAEVAAFEALVEAHADDLTELGE; encoded by the coding sequence ATGGTTCGGATCGAGGACGCGGACGACGTCCGCGTCGTCACGCTCGACCGTCCGGAGCGCCGCAACGCCCTGACCCCCGCGGCGCTCGACGACCTCGAGGCGGCGGTCGTCGACTGCACCGCGCCGGTCGTCTACCTCCGGGGGGCAGGCGAGGCGTTCTGCGCCGGCGCCGACCTCTCGGTGGTCGCGGACGTCGCCGACAGCGGCGAGGTCGAGCCGTTCGTCCGCCGGGGCCAGCGCGTCGCCGACGCCATCGAGAGCGCGTCGGCGGTCGTCGTCGCCGGCGTGGACGGCGCGGCCCGCGGCGGCGGCGTCGAGCTCGCCCTGGCCTGCGACCTCCGGCTCGCGACGCCCGACGCCACGTTCGGCGAACCCGGCGTCACCTTCGGCCTCTTCGGTGCCTGGGGCGGGACGGTCAGACTGCCCGAGGTGGTCGGGCTCGGCGACGCACTGGACTTCTCGCTGTCCGGTCGGGTCGTCGACGCCGAGGAGGCCCTCAGAATGGGACTGGTCTCCCGGGTGGTCGACGACCCGCGGGCGGTCGCCGAATCGCTGGCGGAGAACGACCACATGGCGATGGGGCTGCTCAAGGAGCGGGTCCGCGACCGCGGGTCGAAGGCCGACCAGGAGGACGCCGAGGTCGCGGCCTTCGAGGCGCTCGTCGAGGCCCACGCCGACGACCTGACGGAACTCGGAGAGTGA
- a CDS encoding DUF7114 family protein: MEEAAAVRRAASEATADVVPEELRATIDEYVADGSVVPGVLTLLSARTVAGDDPEGLARQAAGVQLIYDGLRLTRELAQDNPWGDATGGSPADRDVEAQVDRDDADMAILAADVLVSRGFYLLARTEAAEDAVAVVRAFGRDQTDREAADEAGAADLDRNLEADVLELAVTTGVAAAGGRPDDAGGLATDFAPERAGFAPADAFFDDGRRDRLSSLTIDGGRALNRND; this comes from the coding sequence ATGGAGGAAGCCGCCGCGGTCCGGCGGGCGGCGTCCGAGGCGACGGCGGACGTCGTACCCGAGGAGCTCCGCGCGACCATCGACGAGTACGTCGCCGACGGGTCGGTCGTCCCCGGCGTGCTGACGCTCCTGAGCGCCCGGACCGTCGCCGGCGACGACCCCGAGGGGCTCGCCCGCCAGGCCGCCGGCGTCCAGCTCATCTACGACGGCCTGCGGCTGACACGCGAGCTCGCCCAGGACAACCCCTGGGGTGACGCGACCGGCGGCTCGCCGGCCGACCGCGACGTCGAAGCCCAGGTCGACCGCGACGACGCCGACATGGCCATCCTCGCCGCCGACGTCCTCGTCTCCCGGGGGTTCTACCTGCTGGCGCGGACCGAGGCCGCCGAGGACGCCGTCGCGGTCGTCCGCGCGTTCGGCCGCGACCAGACCGACCGCGAGGCCGCAGACGAGGCGGGCGCCGCGGACCTCGACCGGAACCTCGAGGCGGACGTCCTCGAACTGGCCGTCACCACCGGCGTCGCCGCCGCCGGCGGCCGCCCGGACGACGCCGGCGGCCTCGCGACCGACTTCGCCCCCGAGCGCGCGGGGTTCGCCCCCGCCGACGCGTTCTTCGACGACGGCCGACGCGACCGCCTGTCCAGCCTGACAATCGATGGCGGGCGGGCGTTGAATCGAAACGATTAA
- a CDS encoding TIGR00341 family protein, whose translation MRLLQISVADDRLDAVLEVLRERDLGYSVSEGAAEQSDRTNVSFVLPADAVETVLEDLEEEGFDRGEFTVSVKTEFAHFDKVDEVQNRWGKTPNRLAPAAMRSKAKDLRRNMRSYLWMMILSAVVATAGIFTGSPAIVVGSMVIAPIVSPVLTADVGVVRNDRDMLVESLHMQLVGLVVAVVASAAFAWFARELSIIPTTLSIEQLELMSVRVSPSILALVVGLTAGAAGAYGLATKGQATIVGVMIAAALIPTAAATGIGIAWGNAVVAVGALLLLVISIVGVNAGGALMLLYLDYRPDDVDDGLFTFESARQAAVVLGTILLVVAIVGVAGITFADQHSFERSTNAAISDVVGQEEYGALGVRSTTIQYTAPTFSDRTVVTVVLTKTSGESFPGLSDELAAAIAERTDRDVIVQVQFVDYQRSNVSGSNASAAGA comes from the coding sequence ATGCGGCTTCTACAGATATCGGTCGCCGACGACCGGTTGGACGCGGTCCTGGAGGTCCTGCGGGAGCGGGACCTCGGGTACTCCGTCAGCGAGGGCGCCGCCGAGCAGTCCGACCGCACCAACGTATCGTTCGTGCTGCCGGCGGACGCGGTCGAAACCGTCCTCGAGGACCTCGAGGAGGAGGGCTTCGACAGAGGTGAGTTCACGGTGTCGGTGAAGACCGAGTTCGCCCACTTCGATAAGGTCGACGAGGTGCAGAACCGCTGGGGGAAGACCCCGAACCGGCTCGCGCCGGCGGCGATGCGGTCGAAGGCCAAGGACCTGCGGCGGAACATGCGCTCGTACCTCTGGATGATGATCCTCAGCGCCGTCGTGGCGACGGCGGGTATCTTCACGGGGTCGCCGGCGATCGTCGTGGGGTCGATGGTCATCGCGCCGATCGTGAGCCCGGTGCTGACCGCCGACGTCGGCGTGGTCCGTAACGACCGCGACATGCTCGTCGAGAGCCTCCACATGCAGCTGGTCGGGCTGGTCGTCGCCGTCGTGGCGTCGGCGGCGTTCGCGTGGTTCGCACGCGAGCTCAGCATCATCCCGACGACGCTCTCCATCGAGCAACTGGAGCTGATGAGCGTCCGGGTCTCGCCGAGCATCCTCGCCCTCGTCGTCGGCCTGACCGCCGGGGCGGCGGGCGCCTACGGCCTCGCGACCAAGGGCCAGGCGACCATCGTCGGCGTGATGATCGCGGCGGCCCTGATCCCGACCGCGGCGGCCACGGGCATCGGCATCGCGTGGGGGAACGCGGTCGTCGCCGTCGGCGCGCTCCTGTTGCTCGTCATCAGCATCGTCGGCGTCAACGCCGGCGGCGCCCTGATGCTGCTGTACCTCGACTACCGGCCCGACGACGTCGACGACGGGCTGTTCACCTTCGAGAGCGCCCGCCAGGCGGCCGTCGTACTGGGGACCATTCTCCTGGTGGTCGCCATCGTCGGGGTCGCCGGCATCACCTTCGCCGACCAGCACTCCTTCGAGCGGTCGACCAACGCCGCCATCTCGGACGTCGTCGGCCAGGAGGAGTACGGCGCCCTCGGCGTCCGGTCGACCACCATCCAGTACACGGCGCCGACGTTCTCCGACCGGACCGTCGTCACCGTGGTCCTGACGAAGACGAGCGGGGAGTCCTTCCCCGGGCTGTCGGACGAACTCGCGGCGGCCATCGCCGAGCGGACCGACCGCGACGTGATCGTGCAGGTCCAGTTCGTCGACTACCAGCGCTCGAACGTCTCCGGATCGAACGCCTCCGCGGCGGGGGCCTGA